A genomic segment from Taeniopygia guttata chromosome 32, bTaeGut7.mat, whole genome shotgun sequence encodes:
- the LOC100221316 gene encoding uncharacterized protein isoform X1 has protein sequence MGRGAAAGAVLVALVALGAAPAAGAELSGVLQEMVYHECHFTNGTERVRYVERLIYNREQYLMFDTDVGEFVGFTPRGEKCATHWNSNPKWMEYKRTAVDWFCKFCAPQRLHLAGALELPARPRPPALLRAGFLPCPDPGEVVPGPAGALGARGGHRGGPQRGLELPAAGAAGNPPPARAHLQLPGGARQPGAPPEPELGDAAGRRPQQDADGHRGLRLGLALPGAGARLLPAQEELLSRRRPQPLPAASGPAGTPRSVPAGILGGSRVPPSPAAALPPPARSQCSQ, from the exons ATGGGGCGAGGGGCGGCAGCCGGGGccgtgctggtggcactggtggcgCTGGGAGCCGCCCCGGCTGCGGGCGCGGAGCTCTCGG GGGTGCTCCAGGAGATGGTGTACCACGAGTGTCACTTCACGAACGGCACGGAGAGGGTGAGGTACGTGGAGAGGTTAATCTACAACCGCGAGCAGTACCTGATGTTCGACACCGACGTGGGGGAGTTCGTGGGGTTCACCCCCCGTGGGGAGAAGTGTGCCACGCACTGGAACAGCAACCCGAAATGGATGGAGTACAAACGGACTGCGGTGGACTGGTTCTGTAAATTCTG tgccccccagcgTCTCCATCTCGCTGGTGCCCTCGAgctcccagcccggccccggccgcctGCTCTGCTCCGTGCTGGATTTCTACCCTGCCCCGATCCAGGTGAGGTGGttccagggccagcaggagctctcGGAGCACGTGGTGGCCACCGAGGTGGTCCCCAACGGGGACTGGAGCTaccagctgctggtgctgctggaaaccCCCCCCCGGCGCGGGCTCACCTACAGCTGCCAGGTGGAGCACGGCAGCCTGGAGCACCCCCTGAGCCAGAGCTGGG AGATGCCGCCGGACGCCGCCCGCAGCAAGATGCTGACGGGCATCGGGGGCTTCGTCTTGGGCTCGCTCTTCCTGGCGCTGGGGCTCGGCTTCTACCTGCGCAAGAAG AGCTCCTGAGCCGCCGGCGGCCGCAGCCGCTCCCCGCGGCCTCGGGCCCGGCCGGGACCCCCCGCTCCGTCCCcgcggggattttgggggggtcccgtgtcccccccagccccgctgccgctctgcccccgcccgcccgctcccagtgctcccaatAA
- the LOC100221316 gene encoding class II histocompatibility antigen, B-L beta chain isoform X2, translating to MGRGAAAGAVLVALVALGAAPAAGAELSGVLQEMVYHECHFTNGTERVRYVERLIYNREQYLMFDTDVGEFVGFTPRGEKCATHWNSNPKWMEYKRTAVDWFCKFWYKTFTPFLTERRVPPSVSISLVPSSSQPGPGRLLCSVLDFYPAPIQVRWFQGQQELSEHVVATEVVPNGDWSYQLLVLLETPPRRGLTYSCQVEHGSLEHPLSQSWEMPPDAARSKMLTGIGGFVLGSLFLALGLGFYLRKKSS from the exons ATGGGGCGAGGGGCGGCAGCCGGGGccgtgctggtggcactggtggcgCTGGGAGCCGCCCCGGCTGCGGGCGCGGAGCTCTCGG GGGTGCTCCAGGAGATGGTGTACCACGAGTGTCACTTCACGAACGGCACGGAGAGGGTGAGGTACGTGGAGAGGTTAATCTACAACCGCGAGCAGTACCTGATGTTCGACACCGACGTGGGGGAGTTCGTGGGGTTCACCCCCCGTGGGGAGAAGTGTGCCACGCACTGGAACAGCAACCCGAAATGGATGGAGTACAAACGGACTGCGGTGGACTGGTTCTGTAAATTCTGGTACAAGACTTTTACCCCGTTCCTCACGGAGCGTCGAG tgccccccagcgTCTCCATCTCGCTGGTGCCCTCGAgctcccagcccggccccggccgcctGCTCTGCTCCGTGCTGGATTTCTACCCTGCCCCGATCCAGGTGAGGTGGttccagggccagcaggagctctcGGAGCACGTGGTGGCCACCGAGGTGGTCCCCAACGGGGACTGGAGCTaccagctgctggtgctgctggaaaccCCCCCCCGGCGCGGGCTCACCTACAGCTGCCAGGTGGAGCACGGCAGCCTGGAGCACCCCCTGAGCCAGAGCTGGG AGATGCCGCCGGACGCCGCCCGCAGCAAGATGCTGACGGGCATCGGGGGCTTCGTCTTGGGCTCGCTCTTCCTGGCGCTGGGGCTCGGCTTCTACCTGCGCAAGAAG AGCTCCTGA